The DNA window aaacagCCGTTCAGGAACAAaatttggacagatgaaaccaagattaacttgagtattcatcatcatcatatcatAAGCATTCCAgcatcatctgttaaacataATAGAGGCACTTTTAAGGCATGGGCATGCATGGCTTCCAACAGAACTGAGTCACTTTGGTGTTATATGGTGATTGGGTTGTAAACATGGGttatgacccaaaacacactgcGAAAGCAATACAAGAGCTTCCTAAAGCAAAGAAATATAATGCACCTGTTTACCCAACTGAGCATGCTTTACACTTATTGAAGGCAAAAAGACCCAAAAACTAGCCACAACTGAAGGCTGTTTTAATGGAGAAAACTTAGTATTGGTGATATCCATGGATTCATGGGCATCACACAGACACTGACTACAAGGATTCTTATTCTTTAAATGATGTTAGTTGGTATGATTACTTTTGATTAATGTAAAAAATGGATGTAATTCCAAAATgtttaatgcaatatttttgtttaaatCCTTGATATTAAAATCCATGAAGAGGCTGCAAGATGATATTTGattttgtcactgtccaaatacttattaaACCTTGCAGTATACATACATTCTTTTCTTAGAGAAAAAATTAACTGCTGCACTTTCAAACACATTATTTTCAATGTGATGTGTAAATCAAACACAGATTTTCACACATCGACCAAGTCTCAGCGAGTCCAATAGGAGAGCAGTAGTGCATCTGTTAGCTCTCTTCAACAAGGAGGAAAGGCTAGTTTTATCTGTTTCTAAACACTAGCTGAACAATCCTAGGCTGAAAACCCACCTATCAGGAAAAGGTTTAGCATAGAAGCAGGTGTCAGCCCAAGTTGGTCTTCAGATTTGCAGTTACGAGCGTTTAAACTGAGGTGGCCTCTGAAAGAAACTTGCCCGTACACATATGCAGACCCTCCCGCGCTACCCACTTTTGCCACGTGTACTGCAAGCTGTGTTGACAGCGTGTGAGTGAGGAGCATAGCACCTACCACGACCAGTGTAAAACCAGCAGTCGAAGGCAACTGCCTTACCTGGTGATGACTCGAATGGTGTCCCTGTGTATAATGGAGATGTCTGGGTCAGAAGGCTGGGGTGGGTTGGCCTGGAACTCTGCAGGCAGGTAGTATGCTGTAAGAATGTCTTTGACAAAGCCAGTGCCGTCTTCCAGCATCGTTATTTCATTTACGACAGGCACGGTCATGCCCAAATAACGGCctgaaataaagaataaaaaatattttgcatTAGTTATATAGACGTGTGCAAAAATGTGTAGAATGTGTTTGTGATTCTTAGCCAGCAAgtggaaaaaaaattaactatTCCATTTTCCATATTCCACTAACgtatcatttaaaaatatgtttccgttattactattattattattataaaaacaatTTCCAAAATATACCAAAACAATCAAATATCCTTttctaaaaacaaataataataataataataataatctgagaTTTAAATTCAGATTCGAATTCAAAGTTTCACTTTGACCTCTTTTAAACGTAAAAAAGGAATGTGTACCAGCTGAGTTCTCCTTGCAGATGAAACGCATGAGTTTCATGAAGCCCTTAGAGATGCTCTGCTCATAGAGATCCTCCCCAATAGTGACACAGGCCCATTTACCTGCTGGATACACCCTCTCCTCATATATTATCTCACCAAGctaacacacgcacacacaaaaagaaagaaatgaggcagataagacacagacacacacacttgcatttCTATGTATTCATCAATCACTTACTAAACAAATTATAAACAGTGAAAAACTCAAACTCTTAAATATAAGCAAGAACGATACTCACAGTACCTTTTCATGCCTTGAGATGGCAGCAAATGGAACTCGCTCTTGTCCCACCTCTTGGTTTCTCCTGGTCATCTCTGTAATTGGTCCAGTCATCTCTGTGAGAAACGAAAAGTATGCATGAGCAGGAGTTAAATCTAGACATTTGacatctgactttttttttttgttttttttccctcttccaCTAATTGATAGGGATTTTAGGAGGAAAGCTGGTCATACAGAGCAAAACGCTGAACCTTTTCCTGATGTGTCTAAAATATTTGTACAGGAGTTAAGAGGATTTTGGAGAAGTTTGAAGTTTACAAGTTGAACTTTGAATTGTCAGAAGTTTACAAACACTGAGCGGTAAATAAAAAGTGGTGCTAAATTTGGGCCTGCACTGTTTGTTGCATACCTGTATTACGCTCGTAACAAAAACTCAGGCCATGGGACAAATCTGAACCAGTATACCGCCCACTAATATTATGAGCACAGCCATGAAGGTAGAATGAAAACTGGGGCAGTTTTCCAATGTAATACACACTTCATATACTTAACAGCGAAGAGATTTCAAGGACTGGTATTCAAGGTGTCGCATCAGTTGTAGCTGTCACCTCTTTTGCCATTACACTTTTTCCTGTTGCTCTCACCTGCTGCATGCATGATCCACAGTATGTTAAAGAGAAGCTAAAAATACTATTCTCAGAGCTACTGCCAAAGAGTCACTACCAACAGGCTTCAAAAACATCATGACATGATAGCATAAAATCCAGTAGTTGTACCTCTTGGAACGGTCACCTGATGGGTCCTGCCCACTGACTGCCAATGGGCATACAACCTTTCCTGCTCCTCGTCATCCATTGGCTCAGAGCTGTCAGTGACCTCATCATCTAAAGGCTCATCGTCCAATTCTGCAAGGTCTTCAATAGAGATGAGAGCCATTGCGCCAAATGTCAATCTGTCCTGAAATAGAGGAAGATAGAGTGGAAAATAAGATTATTTCAATGAAATTCGGATTAATTAAATAAGTAGAAAGAGAAGATTAAGCTAGACTCTACATAAATGGAAACCTTGCAAAACCGTAAACATGCAATTAATATGCagatttgttgtgttttttttaataacaatcATATCCAGAATTGCGACAGTGGACCAAAACCTGAGCTGAAATGTCATTAGCAGTAATCTGCCCCTGTGGAGGGAACACATTCCCCCAGATCTGCGGCACTGGCATATTTCTCTTAATCAAGTCTCTCGCTAcctgatatgctaacatttccCGCATTTTCATGTCAACAGTTGTTCACAGAGGAAGCATTATCACCACAGCCATCGTGATGAGCAACATTAACTTGTGGAGTTAAGAGGCTGCATCTCTTCGAGCTTCACTCACACTGATTAACCGTCGACGCAGCCGCGTTTTCCACCCCCCCCCGTCCACCCGATGCACTTTATTCCCGAGAAGTAGGTCAACCCGCAACGGGGCCAAAACACAGCAGGAAATACTCGACACTTAACAGCCAACAGAGCTAGCACTCACCAAAAATCTCACAGATGCACGCGTCGTCTTAAATCCTACTCAATGTTTTCACCAAGTGTTCTGTGATCCGGGAGTCCGTCATTAA is part of the Salminus brasiliensis chromosome 17, fSalBra1.hap2, whole genome shotgun sequence genome and encodes:
- the soul4 gene encoding heme-binding protein soul4, which codes for MALISIEDLAELDDEPLDDEVTDSSEPMDDEEQERLYAHWQSVGRTHQVTVPREMTGPITEMTRRNQEVGQERVPFAAISRHEKLGEIIYEERVYPAGKWACVTIGEDLYEQSISKGFMKLMRFICKENSAGRYLGMTVPVVNEITMLEDGTGFVKDILTAYYLPAEFQANPPQPSDPDISIIHRDTIRVITRVFFGTTTEETISRQISLLWELLGVSENVHRDTYMVAVYENPGVPSRRNEIWFIRQDP